A stretch of Schistosoma mansoni, WGS project CABG00000000 data, supercontig 0222, strain Puerto Rico, whole genome shotgun sequence DNA encodes these proteins:
- a CDS encoding subfamily S1A unassigned peptidase (S01 family): protein MFDYLLITDEYYTDVYTYCGQLKLPNPIEINSSQVYIIFGTDDANHGKGFLLHYETIEKESLKPNSFYSCGLALQFNDDGFECNDIQMESRIIGGEISRPGQWPWMVSVRENDQFRCGASLISSQWLLTAAHCFPKNINLDNWTVHIGDSYLDWTDSEEILMNISSILTHPNYRLHKLYDYDYALIKIVSPIQYTSKRRPICILDTTLMNTNELDRCYVAGWGSSEDSPISNELRHLRIPLLNLTVCNQTEAYQGKLTETMICAGYIMGGKDSCQGDSGSPLMCQLHNTTDHAWYQIGIVSFGKSCAVPGTPGIYSNLTFANNWISSIIQS from the exons ATGTTTGACTACTTATTAATTACAGATGAGTATTATACAGATGTATATACATATTGTGGTCAATTAAAATTACCTAATCCAATTGAAATCAATAGTTCACAAGTCTATATAATATTTGGTACAGATGATGCTAATCATGGAAAAGGTTTTCTTCTTCACTATGAAACAATTGAGAAAGAGTCATTGAAACCGAATAGTTTTTATTCATGTGGATTAGCACTTCAATTCAATGATGATGGCTTTGAATGTAATGATATTCAAATGGAGAGTAGAATTATTGGTGGAGAAATATCTAGACCAGGTCAATGGCCATGGATGGTATCAGTAAGAGAAAATGATCAATTTCGATGTGGTGCCAGTTTAATTAGTAGTCAATGGTTATTAACAGCAGCTCATTGTTTTCCGAA aaatataaatCTAGACAATTGGACAGTCCACATTGGTGATTCTTATTTAGATTGGACTGATAGTGAAGAGATATTaatgaatataagtagtatattaactCATCCAAATTATCGTCTACATAAAttatatgattatgattatgcaTTGATAAAAATTGTTTCACCAATTCAGTATACTTCAAAACGAAGACCAATTTGTATATTGGATACAACATTGATGAATACTAATGAATTAGATCGTTGTTATGTTGCAGGATGGGGAAGTTCAGAAG ATTCaccaatatcaaatgaattacgTCATCTCCGTATTCCACTACTTAATTTAACGGTATGTAATCAAACAGAAGCATATCAAGGAAAATTAACTGAAACAATGATATGTGCTGGATATATTATGGGTGGTAAAGACTCTTGTCAAGGAGATAGTGGTAGTCCATTAATGTGTCAATTACATAATACTACTGATCATGCATGGTATCAAATTGGAATTGTATCATTTGGGAAATCATGTGCTG tgcctggaactccaggaatttATAGCAATCTTACATTTGCCAATAATTGGATCTCTTCAATTATTCAATCATAA